The genomic window AAACCTGGATATGTTAAGTAATAAACATAAATACTATACTGATTACGCAAAACAAAACTGGCAGCCTTTGAAGGAAAAAAACATCAAAAAAATAGAGAAAAAATTGGAAAAAGAAGAAGGTAAAAAAGAATCTTCCGATAATAAAAAAGAAAAGGATCCCAAGTCCGACAGAAGTGTAGATACTTTGTTCAGAGTAACCCTGAACAATCATACGAGATTGAGTGATATTGCCGACAGTAAAGCGAATATTTTACTTTCTGTAAATGCTATCATCATTTCGGTGTGTCTTTCTGTTTTGGTTCCTAAATTAGACACGCCGAAAAACTCACATCTTATTATTCCGAGTTTTATTTTGCTGTTGTCTAGTGTTTTAACTATCATTTTTGCAATTTTATCTACAAAACCTAATGTAACTAAAGCAAAATTTACACTTCAGGATGTTTCTGACAGAAAAGTAAATCTTTTGTTCTTCGGGAATTTTAACAGTATGCTTTTTGACGATTATCATAATGCGATGAAAGATTTGATTAAAGACAGGGATTATATTTATGATTCTATGGTGAAAGATTTATATTTTCTCGGGAAGGTTTTGGACAGGAAATACAGGCTTTTATCTGTGACCTATAAAATTTTTATGGCAGGAATTATCATTTCCGTATTATCTTTCGGATACGCTTTTATTTCGTTGTAAATTTTAATTTGAAATAGAAAAATGATAGTAAGACAGCGTACCAACTGGCTGAAAATGCTTTTTATATGGAGAGGTTCCGTATTGAAGAAAATTATTGTTCAGCTTCTTACCATTACGTTGTTTTCTTTGGCGATCTATTTTTTCAAAGGAAGGATTTTTGACTATAAAGTTCATCTCAATCCTACTATTTTTACGCTGATTGGATTGGCTTTGGCCATTTTTATGGGCTTTTGTAATACGGCAAGTTATGACCGTTATTGGGAAGGAAGAAAACTCTGGGGATTGCTGGTGATAGAAACCCGGTCTTTAACCCGTCAAATCTTTTCAATGGTAGATGGACCTCAAAATGACGAAAAACAAAAAGTTGTAAAAATGATTTCTGCTTTTTGCTGGTCGTTGAATTATCAGCTTAGAAATAGATCCGGAACAGAACATCTTACAAGATTACTTTCTCCGGAACAGGTAGAAAGGTTAAACGGTAAAAAATTTATTCCCAGTATTATTTTAGGTTTTATTGCGGATTGGATTAAAGAGCAAAACAGAAAAGGAAATATTGATACGATAGTTTTAACGCAGTTGGATCATCAGTTGAATCAGTTCTCTAATATTTCGGGTGGCTGCGAAAGAATTTATAATACTCCTTTACCTTTTGCGTATAGTGTATTGCTACACCGTACCGTGTATTTATACTGCTTTTGGCTGCCGTTCGGACTGGTCGATACTTTGGGCTGGATGATGCCTTTAATTGTTCTTTTAATAAGTTATACTTTTATTGCACTGGATGCAATTATACAGGAAATCGGGGAACCTTTTGGTGAAGAGGAAAATGATCTTGCTTTGAACAGCATTTGCAGAACCATCGAGTTTTCAATTTTTGAACAGGCAGAAATCCCTCAAGATGAATTGAAAAAAAGTGATTCCTATTTTGTAGATTGATTTTGTGCCAAGGAAACTCTTAATGCTAAAAGACCGGTAATTCCCTGTAAATCTTCAACTTTTAAAAACTCTATATCATGCTGAAGAATTTCTTTTTTCTGTAATTTATTGATGTAATCCAGGTATTCTTTCTGGTTTTCCATCCCAAAATAAACAATCGTAATTTTTCCGGGACAGGTAATTCTTTCGGAAGAATCTTTAATATGGGCTTTATCCAAACGTTTTTTGATGATCTCATAATACGAGTTATAAGCACCATCTATGTCAAAGCGTTTTTCATCCATTCGGAAACGGATATCTATTTTCTCGTTATAGACAAATATCAAAGAAGCTATATCCAAAGAAACGGGCAAGCTTGTTTTAAAGCTTTGAAACTCCTGTTCCAATATACAAACGGTTTTCAATTGCCAGTATCTCAGTCTGTGAACTACTTTTGAAGAATAGTGCAGTTCGGGAGCAATCGTATTGCCAATATAGAGGTTATGCTCAACACCGTCAGATTTGAATCTTTCATAATAATGGGGAAAGATCTGTTGTGCTTTAATCTGGCTTTCATCCAGAATATCTGCAAGTTTTCTGTTGACCAGAGTGATTGATTCATCCAGGCTTTTTCTGTGGCCGTAAAAAAGATGATTCTGTATGAAAACTTTTGAAAAGTAATCCTTGATCTTGGATTTTATTTCCTTGGTGCTCTTTGTTTCAAGTTTTCCCTGCAAAAAAGGATGGATTTCGTCTCTTAAAAGCCTTTGAAAACGCTGTTCCGTATCTGCTTTGATGTCATTATTCAACTCGTTTTCAAAAATATCCAAAGCCAGTAAATATTTTTCTGAGTCTGAATTGATAAGGGAAAAAAGATCATGAAGGCTTTCAATTTGCTCATTCAGATCTTCAAGCATCAGTTTGTAACGCTTTTCTGAAGAGGAGCGGATATCGGAGAAACTAAATAACGGAGTGAGATTTTTAAATGAAATCTGCTTTAAAGTATACATTTTTCTACCTAAAAATGCATTGTAATATTTTTCGGCTTCATTTCTGAATTTCCAGACTACACTGTCGTGAATCGTGGTGTACTCTCTTTGAATAATGGCCTCAATCTGATTATTTCTTTCAAAAGTAAACCTGCTTAAAGAGAAAAGAATCATATCAGCAAAAAATTCGAGCTTTTTGAGTTTCAATCCATTAAAACTATGTGCTAAAGGGGAGGTAAACTCCATAATCGCAAGAAGCTCATTGTCTTTCATGATCGGAATGACCATGAAACTGTTGATATTATTGTCTTTTAAAATATTAAATGAAGGAAGTTTTTTAATTTCATCATCCAAATGATTCACATTCGAAACGACAACCGGTTTGGAATTGTGACTTAAATTATTGAACGTACTTTCTCTGACTTCCTGATCAAAAGTATTGATCCAAAAATCGAGAATATGATTGGTAAAAACATTTTCGTAAATCGGAACGTTTTCAAGTCTTTTCTCTTTTTTATTGAAGAGCATTAGTCCGAAATTAAGTTCCGGAACATCAAAATAAGATTTAAAAATTTCTTTTAAATTCTCATCAGGAACCAGGTTTTCAGGATTAATTTCAATCATCGTAGATTTTAAATCTGATAAAGCGACTTCCGAAGTACAATCTACGAGGGAAATAATTGTAAATCCGCTTAATATCCAGGATTTTGATGGAAAATATCTTTTCCAAAGCGTAATATCATCCAGGTTTTCCAACAGCATATCTATGACTGCATCTGAAGGAATGGGTGCATCCTTAGTAGGATAAACATCTGAAAAATCCGAATTTACAGTAATTTTATAATGCTTCATGATTCCCTGTTTATTGGGAATATCATAATAAAAGGGGAGTGACGTTTTGATATCTCTTTTGAAATAGGTCTGCAAAATCAGGCAGCTGCAGAAAACATAAAATTCGTCATCATCAATGTTTCTGAGCTCAATTTCAAAATCTTTTCCTGCTTCTTTCAGAATATTTTTGAAACGTTCCGTATAATTGAACGTAATATTGGACAGCGGAATACTTGCGGCTTTGATTTCGTTGTTCGTTAAACCGGTAGGGAAGAGGTCTGCCAATAAAAGTTTGATGATATCTTCGTATTTGTCTAATAAAGAAGGGTCCTGAAAGCCATTTTTAAGCTCCTGGAAATTGTTGGTTTTCTCGATCAGTGATTCGGCATAATTTGCCCGGTATTCTAATCGGTCATTATAACGGATATGCTCCAGCACATCCAAATATTTTTTGAATGATATATAAACCTGAAATGGAGCGTCTTTCTTATAAAGGTTTGCCAACAACTTAAATTTAGAGTAAAGTTATGAAAAAAATAGATTTTTAGGGGAAATGGAAAGTGGAAAAATCTTTAAAATCTCCCTAAATTAATGTATTGAAAAGCAAAAACTAAATTAAAAGGAATTATAAAAAATATTGATTTATTTACTTCTTTGATAGGCTCTTTCGGGAATTTTTGATACCTCTTTTTTCTGGGATTTCATTAAGGATATGTATTTTTGATACGTCTCTTTAGCTTTATTCTTATCATTCAGATCCCAATAACTATCTGCTAGATTTAAATAAGCAACAACCCTTTCCGGTGATTTTTTTATAATTTCTTCCAGCAAAGCATGTGACGAATAGTTTTCTCCAATTTGTTGAAGAGCATAAGCCTGATTATTTGCGGTCTCAATATTGGTGATCTCTAAAGATGGTTTTGCTACTTTGGGATAATTGATATATAGATCTTCCGGTGTAGATCGGTATGTTTCTTTAGCAAATATTCTTTTTTGGGAATCATATAAGAAATTTACCGGGGCTGAAGTATTGAAGTTATCATGTATATCTGAGCCTAAAGATTGTATGTCTTCATAAGTTTTTCCGTTCATTGCATAATGATTGAAGTATAGCTTGTTTAATGAAACACCTTCTCTTCCAAACTTTATAACTTCTTTATAAGCAAGTGTAAGTCCTTTCTGAGAATAAACAAATACATATTTTTCTTTAATTTTAGTATCAGAAGCATTTAAATCATACAATAAAGAGAAGCTATTTCCCTTCTCCTGAATAAACTCAGTTGAAACAGACATTTCATTGATGATTAAATCTTTGTATACAGTCTGTTTGTTATCGCAGTTGAGAATAATATTCCGGTCTTGTATAGTAACCTTACACGCTGGAGTATTATCCTGTTTAAGATCAT from Chryseobacterium camelliae includes these protein-coding regions:
- a CDS encoding Pycsar system effector family protein, with product MSILQKAKDYVEILFKDKLSSVYFYHNFIHTTYTVNKAEEILKHTPVSEADQEKVLLALWFHDTGYIECAQNHEEKGVEIMKSFLKKENYPEDYIEDVTRLILATKITYEPQNLLEQIVKDSDCSHFASHDYNDISDALRKEWELTNVRCFSNDEWNAGNLDMLSNKHKYYTDYAKQNWQPLKEKNIKKIEKKLEKEEGKKESSDNKKEKDPKSDRSVDTLFRVTLNNHTRLSDIADSKANILLSVNAIIISVCLSVLVPKLDTPKNSHLIIPSFILLLSSVLTIIFAILSTKPNVTKAKFTLQDVSDRKVNLLFFGNFNSMLFDDYHNAMKDLIKDRDYIYDSMVKDLYFLGKVLDRKYRLLSVTYKIFMAGIIISVLSFGYAFISL
- a CDS encoding bestrophin family protein is translated as MIVRQRTNWLKMLFIWRGSVLKKIIVQLLTITLFSLAIYFFKGRIFDYKVHLNPTIFTLIGLALAIFMGFCNTASYDRYWEGRKLWGLLVIETRSLTRQIFSMVDGPQNDEKQKVVKMISAFCWSLNYQLRNRSGTEHLTRLLSPEQVERLNGKKFIPSIILGFIADWIKEQNRKGNIDTIVLTQLDHQLNQFSNISGGCERIYNTPLPFAYSVLLHRTVYLYCFWLPFGLVDTLGWMMPLIVLLISYTFIALDAIIQEIGEPFGEEENDLALNSICRTIEFSIFEQAEIPQDELKKSDSYFVD
- a CDS encoding GAF domain-containing protein, giving the protein MANLYKKDAPFQVYISFKKYLDVLEHIRYNDRLEYRANYAESLIEKTNNFQELKNGFQDPSLLDKYEDIIKLLLADLFPTGLTNNEIKAASIPLSNITFNYTERFKNILKEAGKDFEIELRNIDDDEFYVFCSCLILQTYFKRDIKTSLPFYYDIPNKQGIMKHYKITVNSDFSDVYPTKDAPIPSDAVIDMLLENLDDITLWKRYFPSKSWILSGFTIISLVDCTSEVALSDLKSTMIEINPENLVPDENLKEIFKSYFDVPELNFGLMLFNKKEKRLENVPIYENVFTNHILDFWINTFDQEVRESTFNNLSHNSKPVVVSNVNHLDDEIKKLPSFNILKDNNINSFMVIPIMKDNELLAIMEFTSPLAHSFNGLKLKKLEFFADMILFSLSRFTFERNNQIEAIIQREYTTIHDSVVWKFRNEAEKYYNAFLGRKMYTLKQISFKNLTPLFSFSDIRSSSEKRYKLMLEDLNEQIESLHDLFSLINSDSEKYLLALDIFENELNNDIKADTEQRFQRLLRDEIHPFLQGKLETKSTKEIKSKIKDYFSKVFIQNHLFYGHRKSLDESITLVNRKLADILDESQIKAQQIFPHYYERFKSDGVEHNLYIGNTIAPELHYSSKVVHRLRYWQLKTVCILEQEFQSFKTSLPVSLDIASLIFVYNEKIDIRFRMDEKRFDIDGAYNSYYEIIKKRLDKAHIKDSSERITCPGKITIVYFGMENQKEYLDYINKLQKKEILQHDIEFLKVEDLQGITGLLALRVSLAQNQSTK
- a CDS encoding tetratricopeptide repeat protein; amino-acid sequence: MKYFIAFITFFIFFNYSCKKSESKTTNSEIALNNKDNNHITNDLKQDNTPACKVTIQDRNIILNCDNKQTVYKDLIINEMSVSTEFIQEKGNSFSLLYDLNASDTKIKEKYVFVYSQKGLTLAYKEVIKFGREGVSLNKLYFNHYAMNGKTYEDIQSLGSDIHDNFNTSAPVNFLYDSQKRIFAKETYRSTPEDLYINYPKVAKPSLEITNIETANNQAYALQQIGENYSSHALLEEIIKKSPERVVAYLNLADSYWDLNDKNKAKETYQKYISLMKSQKKEVSKIPERAYQRSK